A genomic stretch from Microtus pennsylvanicus isolate mMicPen1 chromosome 11, mMicPen1.hap1, whole genome shotgun sequence includes:
- the Pgp gene encoding glycerol-3-phosphate phosphatase yields MAEAEAGGDEARCVRLNAERARILLADVDTLLFDCDGVLWRGETAVPGAPETLRALRARGKRLGFITNNSSKTRTAYAEKLRRLGFGGPAGPDAGLEVFGTAYCSALYLRQRLAGVPDPKAYVLGSPALAAELEAVGVASVGVGPEALQGESPSDWLAVPLDPDVRAVVVGFDPHFSYMKLTKAVRYLQQPDCLLVGTNMDNRLPLENGRFIAGTGCLVRAVEMAAQRQADIIGKPSRFIFDCVSREYGINPERTVMVGDRLDTDILLGATCSLKTILTLTGVSTLEDVKINQESDCMNKKKMVPDFYVDSIADLLPALQG; encoded by the exons ATGGCGGAGGCGGAGGCCGGGGGCGACGAGGCCCGCTGCGTGCGGCTGAACGCCGAGCGGGCCAGGATACTGCTCGCCGACGTGGACACGCTGCTGTTCGACTGCGATGGCGTGCTGTGGCGCGGCGAGACGGCCGTGCCGGGCGCGCCGGAGACCCTGCGGGCGCTGCGGGCCCGCGGCAAGCGACTGGGCTTCATCACCAACAACAGCAGCAAGACTCGCACGGCCTACGCCGAGAAGCTAAGGCGTTTGGGTTTCGGCGGCCCGGCGGGGCCCGACGCGGGCCTCGAGGTCTTCGGCACGGCCTACTGCAGCGCGCTCTATCTGCGCCAGCGCCTGGCCGGCGTGCCGGACCCCAAGGCCTACGTGCTGGGCAGCCCGGCCTTAGCGGCCGAGCTGGAGGCCGTGGGTGTCGCCAGCGTGGGTGTGGGCCCGGAGGCGTTGCAGGGCGAAAGCCCGAGCGACTGGCTGGCCGTGCCGCTCGATCCCGACGTGCGCGCGGTAGTGGTGGGCTTCGACCCACACTTCAGCTACATGAAACTCACCAAGGCCGTGCGGTACCTGCAGCAGCCCGACTGTCTGCTCGTGGGCACCAACATGGACAACCGGCTCCCACTGGAGAACGGCCGTTTCATTGCGG GTACCGGCTGTCTGGTGCGAGCCGTGGAGATGGCCGCCCAGCGCCAGGCAGACATCATCGGGAAGCCTAGCCGCTTCATCTTCGACTGCGTGTCCCGGGAGTATGGGATCAACCCAGAGCGCACCGTCATGGTGGGAGACCGCCTGGACACAGACATCCTCCTGGGCGCCACCTGTAGCCTGAAGACTATCCTGACCCTCACCGGAGTCTCCACGCTTGAGGATGTGAAGATTAATCAGGAAAGTGACTGCATGAACAAGAAGAAAATGGTCCCTGACTTTTATGTTGACAGCATAGCCGACCTCCTGCCTGCCCTTCAAGGTTAA